From a region of the Arachis ipaensis cultivar K30076 chromosome B09, Araip1.1, whole genome shotgun sequence genome:
- the LOC107618375 gene encoding cytochrome P450 89A2: METWLLVVVSACVCLLIRAIIITLTSSSHKSQARPRLPPGPPHIPIVTSVVWLAKSFSQIEPILVGLRAKYGPVITLRITTRPAIFVADRSLAHQALVQKGAVFSDRPPALTVSRILTCNQHNINSAPYGPTWRSLRRNLTTEMLHPNRIKSFSSVRRWVLDVLLNRLKSDSETTHSVRVIDHFHYAMFCLLVFMCFGEKLDEKQVKDVERVQRALLLAVNRFNVLNFWPIITRILFRNRWQEFFRLKEEQSDVLIPLIRARKCATEHRGGGGGDGGGDVVSYVDTLLDLELPEEKRKLNDEELVTLCSEFLSAGTDTTATALQWIMANVVKYPHVQQRLLEEIREVKGESREEVKEEELQRMPYLKAVVLEGLRRHPPGHFVLPHAVTEDVVLNGYLVPKKGTVNFMVAQIGWDPEVWEDPMAFKPERFLEKEKDFDITGNKEIKMMPFGAGRRICPGFNLAMLHLEYFVANLVWNFDWKVPDGETVDLSEKQEFTIVMKNPLHAHITSRI, encoded by the coding sequence ATGGAAACATGGTTGTTGGTGGTGGTTTCCGCATGCGTGTGTCTCCTCATCAGAGCAATAATAATAACTCTTACCAGCAGCAGTCACAAGAGCCAGGCCCGTCCTCGTCTTCCCCCGGGCCCACCACACATTCCTATCGTAACCAGTGTCGTCTGGCTCGCTAAATCATTCTCCCAAATCGAGCCCATCCTCGTCGGCCTTCGGGCCAAGTACGGGCCCGTCATCACACTCCGCATCACTACCCGGCCTGCCATCTTCGTGGCGGATCGCTCCCTGGCCCACCAGGCACTCGTCCAGAAGGGAGCCGTCTTCTCCGACCGGCCCCCTGCCCTAACCGTCTCCCGCATACTCACCTGCAACCAGCACAACATCAACTCCGCACCCTATGGCCCCACGTGGCGCTCCCTCCGCCGCAACCTCACCACTGAGATGCTGCACCCTAACCGCATCAAATCGTTCTCTTCAGTCCGTCGCTGGGTCCTCGACGTCCTCCTCAACCGCCTCAAGTCCGATTCCGAAACCACACACTCCGTCAGAGTCATCGATCATTTCCACTATGCCATGTTCTGCTTACTCGTCTTCATGTGCTTCGGCGAAAAGTTGGACGAAAAGCAAGTCAAGGACGTGGAGCGTGTTCAGCGAGCGTTGCTTCTTGCAGTTAATAGATTCAACGTCCTCAATTTCTGGCCAATAATCACTCGGATTCTCTTCCGGAATCGGTGGCAGGAGTTCTTTAGGCTTAAGGAGGAGCAGAGTGATGTCTTGATTCCGCTAATTAGGGCTAGAAAGTGTGCAACGGAACACCGCGGTGGTGGTGGCGGTGACGGTGGCGGTGATGTTGTTTCTTATGTGGATACTCTGTTGGATTTAGAGTTGCCGGAGGAGAAGCGGAAattgaatgatgaagaattggtgACGCTGTGTTCGGAGTTCTTGAGTGCCGGTACGGACACGACGGCCACGGCGCTGCAGTGGATTATGGCGAATGTGGTGAAGTACCCGCACGTGCAGCAGAGGCTTCTAGAAGAGATTAGAGAGGTGAAGGGTGAGAGTAGAGAGGAGGTGAAAGAGGAGGAGCTGCAGAGGATGCCGTACTTGAAGGCCGTGGTGTTGGAAGGGCTGCGGCGCCATCCTCCGGGGCACTTTGTGCTGCCGCATGCTGTGACGGAGGACGTGGTGTTGAATGGTTACTTGGTGCCGAAGAAAGGCACGGTGAATTTCATGGTGGCGCAGATAGGTTGGGATCCCGAGGTGTGGGAGGATCCCATGGCATTCAAGCCGGAGAGGTTcttggagaaggagaaggatTTCGATATCACGGGGAACAAGGAAATCAAGATGATGCCATTTGGAGCTGGGAGGAGGATCTGTCCTGGCTTTAATCTAGCAATGCTCCATTTGGAGTACTTTGTGGCCAATTTGGTTTGGAATTTCGATTGGAAGGTGCCCGATGGAGAAACCGTTGATTTGTCTGAAAAGCAGGAGTTTACTATTGTCATGAAGAATCCATTGCATGCTCATATTACTTCTAGGATCTGA
- the LOC107616549 gene encoding UDP-D-xylose:L-fucose alpha-1,3-D-xylosyltransferase MGP4-like, whose amino-acid sequence MYNDVDMVWLGDPLLQLEGNHDVYFTDDMIPIKPLNHSHALPPPGKKGRPYICSCMIFLRPTGGAKLVLRKWIEELQNQPWSRTQKSNDQPAFNWALMKTAKEVDLYLLPQAAFPTGGLYFKNKTWVKETKGKHVIIHNNYIVGFEKKIKRFRDYGLWLVDDHADESPLGRI is encoded by the exons ATGTATAATGATGTTGATATGGTCTGGTTGGGGGATCCATTGCTTCAGTTAGAAGGGAATCATGATGTGTACTTTACAGATGATATGATTCCG ATCAAACCACTAAACCATTCTCATGCTTTACCGCCACCAGGAAAAAAGGGCCGCCCTTACATATGCAGTTGCATGATTTTCCTTCGCCCTACGGGCGGAGCAAAGCTAGTCTTGAGAAAGTGGATCGAGGAACTTCAGAATCAACCATGGTCTAGAACCCAGAAATCAAATGATCAACCTGCTTTTAACTGGGCTTTGATGAAGACAGCTAAAGAG GTGGATTTATACTTGTTGCCGCAGGCAGCTTTTCCTACAGGTGGGTTATATTTCAAGAACAAGACATGGGTTAAGGAAACTAAAGGAAAGCATGTGATCATTCACAATAACTATATAGTAGGTTTTGAGAAGAAGATAAAGCGATTTCGCGACTATGGCCTCTGGTTGGTGGATGATCATGCTGATGAATCCCCTCTTGGTAGAATATGA
- the LOC107618990 gene encoding uncharacterized protein LOC107618990: protein MDNESERLNKSAPETEEEEEFKSTLHSAPSFEIYNTSHGEFGEDETYPGVVLLKRRESHGSGEFTFGGGGRKRMELIEEDAENERVGEKEKEDDDDDDFVDLEPPSPPMYLAAGLGVDATGFDANAVVGFENSLTHDDVLVPNLQESEDLEGYYKRMVDEYPYHPLILKKHAQILKSKGNLEEAAEYFYRATLAEPNDGEALMEYAKLLWEHHHDKDRAVVYFERAVQAAPKDSHVLAAYTSFLWETDDDDNEVGNDQTQSDKEKLKTEPVKPSNEGSYQVRPFVHISTGQEIDLADINTVDWSGDSDVADYLRTLVEENPNNLLVLKKYAQFLFQSKDPEAAEDFYSRAVLADPSDGEMISEYARLVWELHHDQEKASSLFEQAVQATPGNSNVLAAYTCFLWEIEDGES, encoded by the exons ATGGATAATGAGTCAGAGAGACTTAACAAGTCAGCACCAGAAacggaggaggaagaagagttcAAGTCAACCTTGCATTCAGCTCCATCATTTGAGATATACAACACCTCCCATGGAGAGTTTGGAGAAGATGAAACCTACCCTGGAGTGGTTTTGTTGAAGAGAAGGGAGAGCCATGGCAGTGGTGAATTCACCTTTGGTGGTGGTGGCAGAAAGAGGATGGAATTGATTGAGGAAGATGCAGAGAATGAGAGAGTTggtgaaaaagagaaagaagatgatgatgatgatgattttgttgATCTTGAACCACCAAGCCCACCCATGTATCTTGCAGCAGGGCTTGGTGTTGATGCAACTGGCTTTGATGCTAATGCTGTGGTTGGGTTTGAAAACTCTCTCACTCATGATGATGTGCTTGTTCCAAATTTGCAGGAGTCTGAGGATCTTGAAGGCTATTACAAGAGGATGGTTGATGAGTATCCTTACCACCCTTTGATTCTCAAGAAGCATGCCCAGATTCTGAAA TCTAAGGGAAATCTTGAAGAGGCTGCTGAGTACTTTTATCGTGCGACACTAGCAGAACCTAATGATGGTGAAGCCCTAATGGAATATGCAAAGCTTTTATGGGAACATCATCATGACAAGGATAGGGCAGTGGTCTATTTTGAACGTGCCGTTCAAGCTGCTCCTAAAGACAG TCATGTCCTTGCAGCATATACTAGTTTTCTCTGGGAGACAGATGATGATGACAATGAAGTTGGAAATGATCAAACTCAG AGTGATAAGGAAAAACTAAAGACTGAGCCTGTCAAGCCTTCCAATGAAGGAAGTTACCAAGTTCGTCCATTCGTGCATATTTCAACAGGACAAGAGATTGACTTAGCAGATATTAACACAGTTGATTGGAGCGGGGATAGTGATGTGGCAGATTATTTAAGAACGTTGGTTGAGGAGAATCCTAATAATCTATTGGTTCTGAAAAAGTATGCTCAGTTTCTATTTCAG TCCAAAGATCCAGAAGCAGCAGAGGATTTCTACTCGCGTGCAGTCTTAGCCGATCCCAGTGATGGTGAAATGATATCGGAATATGCTAGGCTTGTGTGGGAACTTCATCATGATCAGGAAAAGGCTTCATCTTTGTTTGAGCAAGCAGTTCAAGCTACACCTGGGAATAG CAATGTTCTTGCAGCATATACTTGCTTTTTGTGGGAAATAGAAGATGGAGAAAGCTGA
- the LOC107615933 gene encoding GATA zinc finger domain-containing protein 14, translated as MSNVLAPFQLLELNVISAQDLAPVTRNMRTYAVAWVHPDRKLSTRVDTQGHTNPTWNDKFVFRVDEEFLYADTSAIMIEIYALHWFKDVHVGTVRVLVGNLIPPPPDRPYHNNRAPLGMRFVALQVRRASGRPQGILNIGVAVLDSSMRSMPLYTLNSSAVGYRHLMGEKDAYDSHNHLFNDSNSRRTSNANRSSSAAPIKPELRRTKSDTSSMMGSEAVVARRSIANKGRANSAISESVVSGASSLPEVEQHEEEETRKKKKKGRRSRGNSVTSEDSPEKAKSVKSKSILSGSLPWRLKKNRNDDSASMMTESEILHIQEPPPPNFEGGDNAFMHHHQHQHQHHNNMMEHGHAEEYNHNHRNENNANNHYPNNNEAMYANNHDDDDVASSVNTIHDDDDIRHDGHVISNNTHHHEAPPAASRKPEYMPPPPPQFHNSPAAQFHASPAPQFHASPAPKFRNSPAPKYMSSPAVEPQIKNSPAPYYINSPKPQYMNSPKPQYQSSPAHQFWNSPKPQFHSSPAPQFRNSPAPQFHNSPKPQFHSSPAPQFRNSPAILPKQYRPSPAPQYRASPGRFHPMSNRATPMHPFGYTPRFEYTTPRRSNLGNFGPPVVTESELGPSASEVAAEMARNPRVDEEGTSTVGGWSLDESVEGLESKLDRWRTELPPVADRGDFSSFPATSTSKTPSRRSRRNTDSGLFSCFSTICGVECGISCGSDPKGKKKNQRHGVARSSASADETSFL; from the coding sequence aTGTCAAACGTGTTAGCACCGTTCCAGCTTCTAGAGCTCAATGTTATTTCCGCTCAGGATCTGGCACCCGTCACGCGAAACATGCGTACctacgcggtcgcatgggtgcaCCCTGATCGCAAGCTATCCACTAGAGTGGACACGCAAGGCCACACCAATCCCACGTGGAACGACAAATTTGTTTTCCGGGTTGATGAGGAGTTCTTGTATGCGGACACGTCAGCAATCATGATCGAGATATACGCGTTGCATTGGTTCAAGGACGTCCACGTCGGCACGGTCCGCGTGCTCGTAGGTAACCTCATCCCGCCTCCTCCTGACCGGCCGTACCACAACAACCGCGCTCCCCTCGGGATGAGGTTCGTGGCGCTGCAGGTCCGCCGTGCCTCCGGGAGGCCCCAGGGTATTCTTAATATTGGTGTGGCGGTGCTGGACAGTTCCATGAGGAGCATGCCGCTGTACACGCTCAACTCATCCGCCGTTGGGTACCGTCACCTGATGGGAGAAAAAGATGCCTACGACAGCCACAACCACCTCTTCAATGATAGCAATAGTCGCAGAACCTCCAACGCCAACCGCAGCTCCTCTGCGGCTCCAATAAAGCCGGAGCTAAGGCGGACGAAGAGTGACACCAGCTCCATGATGGGGTCCGAGGCGGTGGTGGCTCGTAGATCAATTGCCAACAAGGGAAGGGCAAATTCTGCTATTTCTGAATCGGTGGTTTCGGGTGCTTCGAGTCTTCCAGAAGTTGAGCAGCACGAGGAAGAAGagacgaggaagaagaagaaaaaggggagAAGGTCGAGGGGTAATTCCGTGACAAGTGAGGATTCACCGGAGAAGGCTAAAAGTGTAAAATCAAAATCTATCCTCAGCGGTTCCTTGCCGTGGAGGCTTAAGAAGAATAGGAACGACGATTCGGCTTCAATGATGACTGAATCGGAGATTCTTCATATTCAAGAACCTCCACCTCCAAACTTCGAAGGTGGCGACAACGCCTTCATgcatcatcatcaacatcaacatcaacatcataACAACATGATGGAACATGGCCATGCGGAAGAGTACAACCATAACCACAGGAATGAAAACAATGCTAACAACCACTACCCTAACAATAATGAAGCTATGTATGCTAAtaatcatgatgatgatgatgttgcttCCTCTGTTAACAccattcatgatgatgatgacatcAGACATGATGGACATGTCATCTCCAACAATACTCATCACCATGAAGCACCCCCTGCCGCTTCACGAAAGCCGGAGTATATGCCGCCACCACCGCCACAGTTCCACAACTCACCAGCGGCTCAATTTCACGCTTCACCGGCGCCGCAATTTCACGCTTCACCGGCTCCTAAGTTCCGAAACTCTCCGGCTCCCAAGTACATGAGCTCTCCGGCTGTGGAACCACAGATTAAGAACTCTCCGGCACCGTATTACATTAACTCTCCAAAACCACAGTATATGAACTCTCCGAAACCGCAATACCAGAGTTCTCCGGCACATCAGTTTTGGAATTCGCCAAAGCCACAGTTCCATAGTTCACCGGCACCGCAGTTTAGAAACTCACCCGCACCACAATTTCATAATTCACCAAAGCCACAATTCCATAGCTCACCGGCACCACAGTTTAGGAATTCTCCGGCAATTTTACCGAAGCAATACCGTCCCTCACCGGCGCCGCAGTATCGCGCCTCTCCGGGGAGGTTCCACCCTATGTCGAACCGCGCAACACCAATGCATCCATTCGGGTACACGCCGAGGTTCGAGTACACAACACCACGGAGGTCGAATCTTGGGAACTTTGGACCACCGGTGGTGACGGAGTCGGAGCTGGGGCCTTCGGCGTCGGAGGTGGCGGCCGAAATGGCGAGAAATCCACGTGTGGACGAAGAGGGGACATCAACGGTAGGAGGGTGGAGCCTGGACGAGAGCGTGGAAGGGTTGGAGTCGAAGCTGGACAGGTGGCGGACAGAGCTTCCGCCGGTAGCGGACCGCGGAGACTTCTCAAGCTTCCCAGCAACGAGCACCAGCAAGACACCCAGCCGCCGTTCGCGAAGGAACACGGACAGTGGGTTGTTCTCTTGCTTCAGCACCATCTGTGGAGTAGAGTGCGGCATCTCTTGTGGCAGTGATCCTAAAGGCAAGAAGAAGAATCAGCGCCACGGAGTTGCCAGAAGCTCTGCCTCGGCAGATGAAACTAGCTTCCTGTGa